From a single Rutidosis leptorrhynchoides isolate AG116_Rl617_1_P2 chromosome 5, CSIRO_AGI_Rlap_v1, whole genome shotgun sequence genomic region:
- the LOC139848259 gene encoding squamosa promoter-binding-like protein 13A, with the protein MEWNMKIPSWDFTEFEGTIPEIDSNSCYEGQGIKGDFSVDLKLGQVIDSRNDQFIKDSLKAATSKMPLSPSGSSKRARPITNNNNTVQSANCLVDGCNADLSNCKEYHRRHKVCEVHSKTPEVSIKGHRKRFCQQCSRFHSLPEFDEGKRSCRKRLDGHNRRRRKPQPDTSRAASLFSGHQGTTMLQFSSPHVYQTSTLTNPIWTGIVKSEDEPTYSTHHLTLAHKQNPFHESSFVTKKLTEKQQFSLFHNDGSSSHPKLNQQTEANSSYDKLFCDGTYLPSAEARVQPMVQSDCALSLLSSSPSQTSCTTLNHVVNPSSSLLATPNNKLDPGAGYGGLESIMDHNGNAIIQTGFHHQQGHVSPDNEAPQTLPFYWE; encoded by the exons ATGGAGTGGAATATGAAGATACCTTCTTGGGATTTCACAGAATTTGAAGGAACAATTCCCGAAATCGATTCGAATAGTTGTTATGAAGGGCAGGGAATTAAAGGGGATTTTTCAGTTGATTTAAAACTAGGTCAAGTTATTGATTCAAGAAATGATCAGTTTATTAAGGATAGTTTAAAAGCTGCCACTTCAAAAATGCCATTATCGCCTTCTGGATCATCGAAAAGGGCTCGACCGATAACTAACAATAACAACACGGTTCAGTCAGCTAATTGTCTTGTTGATGGTTGCAACGCTGATCTTAGTAACTGCAAAGAGTATCATAGGCGTCACAAGGTTTGTGAAGTCCATTCGAAGACCCCTGAGGTTTCGATCAAGGGTCATAGAAAACGGTTCTGTCAGCAATGTAGTCG GTTTCATTCACTACCGGAATTTGATGAGGGAAAACGAAGCTGTCGAAAGCGTCTTGACGGACATAATCGTCGGAGAAGAAAGCCTCAACCTGATACCTCACGTGCTGCAAGTCTTTTTTCGGGTCACCAAG GTACGACAATGTTACAATTTTCGAGTCCACACGTGTACCAAACCTCAACTCTCACAAATCCTATTTGGACTGGCATAGTCAAGTCTGAAGACGAACCCACCTACTCCACCCATCACTTAACCCTGGCCCACAAACAAAACCCGTTTCACGAATCATCATTTGTCACAAAAAAACTAACCGAAAAGCAACAATTCAGCCTGTTTCACAACGATGGTTCAAGCTCACACCCAAAACTAAACCAGCAAACTGAGGCTAATAGCAGCTATGACAAATTGTTCTGTGATGGGACATATTTGCCATCGGCTGAGGCTCGGGTGCAGCCGATGGTGCAGTCGGACTGTGCTCTCTCTCTTCTGTCATCATCACCGTCACAAACATCATGTACAACACTTAACCATGTGGTGAACCCATCTAGCTCATTGTTAGCCACACCAAATAATAAGTTGGATCCAGGTGCGGGTTATGGTGGTCTGGAATCGATTATGGATCATAATGGGAATGCGATCATACAAACAGGGTTTCATCATCAACAAGGTCATGTGTCTCCTGATAATGAAGCTCCGCAAACACTACCGTTCTACTGGGAATAA